TTGGTAGTTAGAGCCATCACGGTTGCTGTGTTCTGCTTTGATATCAATAATCACGTTATCGACAGCACGAATAGACAGTTTGCTCCATAACGTGTCGTCGTGGGTTTCTTCACGGGCACTGTAACTTCTGTTGATTTCTTCGCGGTCATAGCCAGCTTGTAGGCGGTAATCTTGGCTAATACGATATTTTGCGTTGAGCTTATAAGTAGAACGTTCAATATCGGTGGCGATATTTTCTTTGAATGTGTCGTTTAAATCATTAAAGGTATATTGCAGAAATTCAAATACAGAGCTGTTGTTTTCGCGGTTGCTGTAGTCGTAGCTACCACCAACACGTAAACGGCTGCTTAGCATTGACGACACTTTTAAGGTGGCATCAGTGGTTTCAATTTCGCCGTCCCAATTTTGGATTGGGTTACCGTTCATTGAGATTAAATCGTCATCTTGAATCATCCGGCCGACAATAAAGCGCCCAGACATGACGGTGCTGTCTAATTGATATTGACCAGATAATGCGATTTGGTGTGCTTCATTGTCTGGCGCAGCAGCATAGACATCGTCTTGGTAAGTGAGGCTTAAATCTTGAGCATTGTTTTGATATTGGCTGCCAAAGTAGCTGAGTTCGGTAATCCAGTTAGCACCATTTAATATCGCGCCTGCGGTAAATGAGTCTGTTGTTGAGTCAACCACTAGGCCGATATTCACCGGACTCGGTGTGATAATACTGCTACTGGTGTAGCCCGATTTATCTTCGGTTTCAAATTGCACATAACCTTGATAGTTATCTTGTTTAACGTCGGCTTCGATATCGAACTTTTCACGTTGCTGTGACAACTCAAAACCGTAGGGCTGGGCGCTGTTAACAAGCGTGCCCTGGTCATAGTAAAGATTGCTTTGAGCATCACCCGATTGGTACGTGGTGATTAACTGATAACCGGCATCGAGATTAAACAAACCGGCTTTGCCAGCACTCATTTCAGCAAAGCTGTTTTCATAGCCTAATTGGTGAGTTTGAAGGTGAGCCTGGTAGCCGTCATTATTTTGATATTTCACGTTAGCATTAGGCGTCGCAACAAAGCCATCCTGGTCGGTACCCAAGGCATTCGCCGCGTGGACATCGTCACGGCTAATGTAGCCTGCTGCCACACTCACGTTACCGCGATAGCCTGAGTTAACTTCACAGCGTTGGCATTGATAGTTTTGCTGCTCAACCTTAGTGGTATTCGCCTGGCTGACCGCAAAGTTAGCTGACAGTACTGGCGCAGAAGCGAGCAATAATGAGGCGGTAATAATATTGAGTTTAAAATTCATTGTGTGACTCCTCATTAACGTTGCAATGTGCTGCCAGCAGGATGGTTTGAACCGTGAATT
This region of Shewanella livingstonensis genomic DNA includes:
- a CDS encoding MtrB/PioB family decaheme-associated outer membrane protein; its protein translation is MNFKLNIITASLLLASAPVLSANFAVSQANTTKVEQQNYQCQRCEVNSGYRGNVSVAAGYISRDDVHAANALGTDQDGFVATPNANVKYQNNDGYQAHLQTHQLGYENSFAEMSAGKAGLFNLDAGYQLITTYQSGDAQSNLYYDQGTLVNSAQPYGFELSQQREKFDIEADVKQDNYQGYVQFETEDKSGYTSSSIITPSPVNIGLVVDSTTDSFTAGAILNGANWITELSYFGSQYQNNAQDLSLTYQDDVYAAAPDNEAHQIALSGQYQLDSTVMSGRFIVGRMIQDDDLISMNGNPIQNWDGEIETTDATLKVSSMLSSRLRVGGSYDYSNRENNSSVFEFLQYTFNDLNDTFKENIATDIERSTYKLNAKYRISQDYRLQAGYDREEINRSYSAREETHDDTLWSKLSIRAVDNVIIDIKAEHSNRDGSNYQTDELTSSEENALMRKYYLANRTRNNVELSVNHTPLNWLSVDISAHYAKDDYDDTLIGLTESEDYGVNLNLNLNISKHVNLYGFASQQWINSAQASSQSYSTADWFTDIEDEFINIGTGISYGGLMQDKLTLGADYLFSNSNSDTYITSTGTSPYGDYYSYNHSTSLYANYSLSNEMALKLTYRYERYYDTDDAQMSLDEPASVITLGELNHNYNAHQVMLNFSYLL